The sequence GCAGTTTCGGGCGCGGTGGTCCTCGCGCTGGCGGCGGGCGCGTTCGCCCAGCAGGGCGAGGTCGACCGCATGGAGGGCAGCCTCGACCGCCCGTTGCAGGGCGGTCAGCCCGGCGGGCAGGGCGGCGCGCAGGGCGGGTTCGTGTACATGTCGGAGAACGACGGCACGACGAGCTATGAACTCGAGATCCGCGGCGGCGAGGTGACGGCGAAGATCAACGGGCGCAAGCTGCCCGCCGATCGGGTGCGCCGCGAGGACGGGCGCATCGAGCTGCTCGACCGCGAGGGCAAGGTGCTCAAGACGTTCGAGGTGCAGATGGGCCAGCCGGCGGCCCCTGCGCCGCGCACGCCCCGGGCGCGCCGGGGCGAGGGGCGCACGCCCCTGGCGCCCATCGCGCCGGTGCCGCCGATCGAGCCCGCGCCGGCGATCGCGCCGGAGGCGACGCCTCCCAAGACGATGATCGGCATCCGCATGAGCGACGACACCGGCGAGGTGGTGGTCGACGACGTGATCGAAGGCCTGCCGGCGCAAGAGGCGGGGCTGGAGCCGGGCGACGTGCTGCTCTCGGTCCACGACGCGAAGATCGGGGCGGTGTCGGACGTGCGCGAGGCGCTCAAGGACCGCGCGCCGGGCGACAAGGTGAAGGTGGTGGTGCGTCGGGGCGATGGCGAGAAGACGCTGACGCTGACGCTGGCCGCGTTCGACGCGGAGCGTCTGGGCGCGACGTCGCCGGCGGAACCGAACGAGAACCCGTGGTACGTGCTCGGGGAGAACATGGACGTGCTGGGCGAGGACGCCCGTGCGATGAAGGACGAAGCGCGCCGGGCGCTGACCAAGGCGCTGGAAGAGATGAAGGCGAGCCCGGCGTTCGACGCGGACAAGCTCAAGAAGGACGTCGAGCAGGCGATGCGCCAGGCGCTCAAGGCGCTGGAGCATTCGCAGAACGACATGCAGTCGTTCTGGCGGCGGTACCAGCCGGGGCAGTCGCCCCGCGTGCTGGTGGCGCCCGACGGCGCGGGCGAGCGGCGGACGTTCGTGATGCCGATGCCGGCGCAGCCGGGCCAGGACTCCGGGCGGCTCATGGAGAAGTTGAGCAGCGAGCTGGAGCGTCTGCACCAGCGGCTGGACGAGATCGAGCGTCGGCTGCCCAAGAACCCCTAAGCGCTCACCCCGGGCGCCGTGCCGCTCCGAACCTCCTCCGGGCGGCGCGGTGTCCCAGATTTTCCGATGTCTCCGTTCAGAACGGGCCGCGCTGCCACCCCTGGCGCGGCCTGTTCATTTTTTTGAAGCGGGGCGTGCGGAACGC is a genomic window of Planctomycetota bacterium containing:
- a CDS encoding PDZ domain-containing protein, producing MHNNIRRMMAVSGAVVLALAAGAFAQQGEVDRMEGSLDRPLQGGQPGGQGGAQGGFVYMSENDGTTSYELEIRGGEVTAKINGRKLPADRVRREDGRIELLDREGKVLKTFEVQMGQPAAPAPRTPRARRGEGRTPLAPIAPVPPIEPAPAIAPEATPPKTMIGIRMSDDTGEVVVDDVIEGLPAQEAGLEPGDVLLSVHDAKIGAVSDVREALKDRAPGDKVKVVVRRGDGEKTLTLTLAAFDAERLGATSPAEPNENPWYVLGENMDVLGEDARAMKDEARRALTKALEEMKASPAFDADKLKKDVEQAMRQALKALEHSQNDMQSFWRRYQPGQSPRVLVAPDGAGERRTFVMPMPAQPGQDSGRLMEKLSSELERLHQRLDEIERRLPKNP